In one Leptospira dzoumogneensis genomic region, the following are encoded:
- a CDS encoding acyl-CoA dehydrogenase family protein → MYQELTEQQIEIRDTIRSFVKKEITHEVAIHWDEANKHPEELINRMRTELGVNGLTIPEEYGGWGLGSVEQCLVTEELSRGCLGISLCFGYTGLGILPIMKGASHEQKKKWLQPVVDGEYGVSFCLSEPGAGSDVPGMSTTAVKKGDKWVINGTKQWITGGGSAGAYTVFAYTDKGRGTRGVSCFYVKRDTPGLIVGKKEDKLGIRASDTRQIIFEDCAVEEANMIGKENLGFIYALQTLNASRPYVAAMGVGVAQAALDHASKYARQREQFGSKISSFQAVQHMLADMSIGVETARQICYLSARMSDAEDPRLPKYSAIAKAYCSETAMKAATDAVQIFGGYGYTKEYPVEKLMRDAKILCIFEGTTQIQKNEIAAYVIREAASAK, encoded by the coding sequence ATGTATCAGGAACTGACTGAGCAGCAGATCGAGATTAGGGACACGATTCGTTCTTTCGTTAAGAAAGAGATCACCCATGAAGTTGCTATCCATTGGGACGAAGCAAATAAGCATCCAGAAGAACTTATCAATAGAATGAGAACCGAGTTAGGAGTCAACGGACTCACTATCCCCGAAGAATACGGTGGATGGGGACTTGGTTCAGTAGAGCAGTGTTTGGTAACCGAAGAACTTTCCAGAGGATGTCTCGGTATCAGCCTTTGTTTCGGTTATACCGGTCTTGGTATCCTTCCAATCATGAAAGGTGCGAGCCACGAACAAAAGAAAAAATGGCTTCAGCCAGTCGTTGACGGAGAATACGGAGTTTCTTTCTGTCTTTCCGAGCCTGGCGCAGGTTCTGACGTTCCTGGTATGAGCACTACTGCAGTTAAAAAAGGCGACAAATGGGTCATCAACGGAACCAAACAATGGATTACCGGTGGCGGTAGCGCAGGGGCTTATACCGTTTTTGCTTATACTGATAAAGGCCGTGGAACTCGCGGAGTTTCCTGCTTCTACGTAAAACGTGATACCCCAGGTTTGATCGTTGGTAAAAAAGAAGATAAACTAGGTATTCGTGCATCCGACACTCGTCAGATCATCTTCGAAGATTGTGCAGTTGAAGAAGCTAACATGATCGGAAAAGAAAACCTCGGGTTTATCTACGCTCTTCAAACTCTGAACGCATCTCGTCCATACGTTGCTGCTATGGGAGTGGGTGTCGCTCAAGCTGCTTTAGATCACGCATCTAAATACGCTCGCCAAAGAGAGCAGTTCGGTTCTAAAATTTCCAGCTTCCAAGCTGTTCAACACATGCTTGCTGATATGTCTATCGGTGTAGAAACTGCACGTCAGATCTGCTATCTTTCTGCTCGTATGTCTGACGCTGAAGATCCTCGTCTTCCGAAATATTCTGCAATCGCAAAAGCTTATTGCTCCGAGACTGCAATGAAAGCTGCTACTGACGCAGTTCAAATTTTCGGCGGATACGGTTACACTAAAGAATATCCGGTTGAAAAACTGATGAGAGACGCGAAAATCCTTTGTATCTTTGAAGGAACCACTCAAATTCAGAAAAACGAGATCGCAGCTTATGTGATCCGCGAAGCAGCTTCCGCAAAATAA